In a genomic window of Streptomyces sp. NBC_01142:
- a CDS encoding DUF402 domain-containing protein has translation MTGTERIPRWSPGDHILWRYRGHAPDPNGRGVHICRPVTVVQDTDELLAVWMAPGTECVKPVLADGTPVHQEPLATRYTAPRTIVRDRWFGAGVLKLARPGQPWSVWLFWEPGWQFRNWYVNLEEPHIRWSGGIDSVDHFLDISVHPDRSWCWLDQDEFDQAQRVGLMDAEQAGRVREAGLAAVEVIGAWEAPFSDGWEHWRPDPSWQVPELPADWDRTAAQLAS, from the coding sequence ATGACAGGTACGGAACGCATCCCACGCTGGTCGCCCGGGGACCACATCCTCTGGCGCTATCGCGGCCATGCCCCGGACCCGAACGGCCGGGGCGTCCACATCTGCCGGCCCGTCACCGTCGTGCAGGACACCGACGAACTGCTCGCCGTGTGGATGGCACCGGGCACGGAATGCGTCAAGCCCGTGCTCGCCGACGGCACTCCCGTGCACCAGGAGCCCCTCGCCACCCGTTACACCGCCCCGCGCACCATCGTCCGGGACCGCTGGTTCGGCGCGGGAGTGCTGAAGCTGGCACGGCCCGGACAGCCGTGGTCGGTGTGGCTGTTCTGGGAGCCCGGCTGGCAGTTCCGCAACTGGTACGTCAACCTCGAGGAGCCGCACATCCGGTGGTCCGGCGGCATCGACTCCGTGGACCACTTCCTGGACATCTCGGTCCATCCGGACCGGAGTTGGTGCTGGCTCGACCAGGACGAGTTCGACCAGGCGCAGCGGGTCGGCCTGATGGACGCCGAGCAGGCCGGCCGGGTGCGGGAGGCGGGACTGGCGGCCGTCGAGGTGATCGGGGCCTGGGAGGCGCCGTTCTCGGACGGCTGGGAGCACTGGCGTCCGGACCCGTCGTGGCAGGTTCCGGAGCTGCCCGCGGACTGGGACCGTACGGCCGCGCAGCTGGCCTCCTGA
- a CDS encoding exodeoxyribonuclease VII small subunit, with amino-acid sequence MAAKTEEAALGYEQARDELIEVVRRLEAGGTTLEESLALWERGEELAKVCRHWLEGARARLDAALSEGETESAGPAGD; translated from the coding sequence ATGGCTGCCAAGACGGAAGAGGCTGCGCTCGGTTACGAGCAGGCACGGGACGAGCTGATCGAGGTCGTACGCCGCCTGGAGGCGGGGGGCACGACGCTCGAGGAGTCGCTGGCCCTGTGGGAGCGGGGCGAGGAGCTGGCGAAGGTGTGCCGCCACTGGCTCGAGGGTGCGCGCGCCAGGCTCGATGCGGCGCTGTCCGAGGGCGAGACCGAGTCCGCCGGGCCTGCCGGGGACTGA
- the xseA gene encoding exodeoxyribonuclease VII large subunit, translating to MALNTSAEAPLPVGEVSRLIGGWIDRLGVVWVEGQITQLSRRPGAGVVFMTLRDPSYDISVSVTCFRQVFDAVADVVAEGARVVVHAKPEWYAPRGQLSLRAVEIRPVGIGELLARLEQLKRTLGAEGLFAVERKKSLPFLPHRVGLVCGRASAAERDVLENARRRWPAVRFEVRNVAVQGVHAVAQVVQAVKELDELPDVDVIIVARGGGSVEDLLPFSDEQLVRTVSECRTPVVSAIGHEPDAPLLDLVADLRASTPTDAAKKVVPDVGEELDRVRQLRDRALRTVQGLLDREERGLAHALARPVMEHPQRMVDQREAEVDALIARSRRVLGHLLDRADSELAHTRARVVSLSPAATLERGYAVLQRTDGAVVRSPEDVAEGDGLRARVSEGELHVVVVPRT from the coding sequence ATGGCTCTCAACACGTCCGCGGAAGCTCCCCTGCCGGTCGGCGAGGTGTCACGGCTCATCGGAGGGTGGATCGACCGGCTCGGGGTCGTCTGGGTGGAGGGGCAGATCACCCAGCTGTCGCGGCGCCCGGGTGCCGGGGTCGTGTTCATGACGCTGCGCGACCCGTCGTACGACATCTCGGTGAGCGTCACCTGCTTCCGGCAGGTCTTCGACGCGGTCGCGGATGTGGTGGCGGAGGGCGCCCGGGTCGTGGTGCACGCCAAGCCGGAGTGGTACGCCCCGCGGGGGCAGCTGTCGCTGCGCGCTGTGGAGATAAGGCCGGTGGGCATCGGTGAACTGCTCGCGCGGCTGGAGCAGTTGAAGCGGACCCTGGGCGCGGAGGGGCTGTTCGCCGTCGAGCGGAAGAAGTCGCTGCCGTTCCTGCCGCACCGGGTGGGGCTGGTGTGCGGGCGGGCGTCGGCGGCCGAACGCGACGTCCTGGAGAACGCGCGGCGGCGATGGCCGGCCGTCCGCTTCGAGGTGCGCAATGTGGCGGTGCAGGGCGTCCATGCAGTGGCCCAGGTCGTCCAGGCGGTCAAGGAGCTGGACGAACTCCCGGACGTGGACGTGATCATCGTGGCGCGCGGCGGGGGCAGCGTGGAGGATCTGCTGCCGTTCTCGGACGAGCAGCTGGTGCGGACAGTGTCCGAGTGCCGTACGCCCGTGGTGTCGGCGATCGGGCACGAGCCGGACGCGCCGCTGCTCGATCTGGTGGCCGACCTGCGGGCGTCGACACCGACGGACGCGGCGAAGAAGGTCGTCCCGGATGTCGGCGAGGAGCTGGACCGGGTGCGGCAGCTGCGGGACCGCGCGCTGCGCACCGTCCAGGGGCTGCTCGACCGGGAGGAGCGCGGGCTGGCCCATGCGCTGGCCCGGCCGGTGATGGAGCACCCGCAGCGGATGGTGGACCAGCGCGAGGCCGAGGTCGACGCGCTGATCGCGCGCAGCCGGCGGGTGCTGGGGCATCTGCTGGACCGCGCGGACTCGGAGCTGGCGCACACCCGGGCGCGTGTGGTCTCGCTGTCGCCGGCGGCGACGCTGGAGCGGGGGTACGCGGTGCTGCAGCGGACCGACGGGGCAGTCGTGCGCTCGCCGGAGGACGTCGCAGAGGGCGACGGTCTGCGGGCGCGGGTCTCGGAGGGTGAGCTGCACGTCGTTGTCGTACCGCGCACATAG
- a CDS encoding DUF1707 domain-containing protein — protein sequence MRASDADRDRIADILRDALAEGRIDAEEHSERIDAVYRAKTVGELEPLVRDLPATNRRPDSVSYAYGPEEAAGPAENLVAVFSSSTRKGRWRVGRRTNAFSLFGNIEIDLTEALFEQRLTVINATAIFGNVEVRVPENISLRGSGNGVFGNFDVHTLEAADPEAPVVVVNGYSVFGNVEAKPKRGRRIADLHDRLRKHLG from the coding sequence ATCCGTGCCTCCGATGCCGACCGTGACCGCATCGCGGACATCCTCCGGGACGCTCTGGCCGAGGGCCGGATCGATGCCGAGGAGCACTCCGAGCGGATCGATGCCGTCTACCGGGCCAAGACCGTCGGCGAACTCGAGCCGCTGGTACGGGACTTGCCCGCGACGAACAGGCGGCCGGACTCCGTTTCGTACGCCTACGGGCCCGAGGAGGCCGCCGGCCCCGCCGAGAACCTCGTCGCCGTCTTCTCCAGCTCCACCCGCAAGGGCCGCTGGCGCGTCGGCCGCCGCACCAACGCCTTCTCGCTCTTCGGCAATATCGAGATCGACCTCACCGAGGCGCTCTTCGAACAGCGGCTGACCGTGATCAACGCGACCGCCATCTTCGGCAATGTCGAAGTGCGCGTCCCGGAGAACATCTCGCTGCGCGGCAGCGGCAACGGCGTCTTCGGAAACTTCGACGTCCACACCCTCGAGGCCGCCGACCCGGAGGCCCCCGTCGTCGTCGTCAACGGATATTCGGTTTTCGGCAATGTCGAGGCCAAGCCCAAACGGGGCCGCCGTATCGCCGATCTCCACGACCGCCTGCGCAAACACCTCGGCTGA
- a CDS encoding ricin-type beta-trefoil lectin domain protein has protein sequence MRGTRRRLRCTVAAAAALAAGLGGMAGTSTSAHADESRTAAASAASVPLPPALESIRAAEAVKLYGSPAERPLADRKAGLISLGDSEISGEGVGTYEPGTSGPDNWCHRSPDAAIHRTGIAADVTYNVSCSGASSGNIRIGGSKQHADELVQSENLAIKARNTRIKMVLLVAGANDDLQFGPVMTDCVVRYVTFQGPCEPKYAPGWQARVDGLVPKVEQTVRDLRTVMRDAGYTEGDYKLVVMGYPSPIGSDFRDNPNFPGKLICGGMGYDSDTVWGRNTAVPAFERGMRKVARSTGAVYLDNSRLFHGHEVCMEDTWARGLYIDLSHPFPPDSNSVRQSFHPNARGHAAFASCLTQLYNSGLNEASCADVASSGKPVLFPGAWDDAYKPLKNEATGTCADVTGAVSRNGTEVVGWDCHGGRNQGWWYDSARKSLHTELTQDRCVDIPGGTYAAGSAVTVWNCHGGSNQQFVRQSGTIRPAAATGLCLTLAAAKEPLRLQPCNGAANQRFA, from the coding sequence ATGAGGGGCACCAGACGCAGACTTCGCTGTACGGTCGCGGCCGCCGCCGCACTGGCGGCGGGACTTGGCGGGATGGCCGGAACGAGCACGAGCGCCCATGCCGACGAGAGCCGCACCGCCGCCGCATCCGCCGCATCCGTCCCGCTCCCGCCCGCACTGGAGTCGATCCGCGCCGCCGAGGCCGTCAAGCTCTACGGCAGCCCCGCCGAGCGCCCGCTCGCCGACCGCAAGGCCGGCCTGATCTCGCTGGGCGACAGCGAGATCTCCGGTGAGGGCGTCGGCACCTACGAACCGGGTACGAGCGGACCCGACAACTGGTGTCACCGCTCGCCCGACGCCGCGATCCACCGTACGGGCATCGCCGCGGACGTCACGTACAACGTCTCCTGCTCGGGCGCGTCCAGCGGAAACATCAGGATCGGCGGCTCGAAGCAGCACGCCGACGAGCTCGTGCAGAGCGAGAACCTCGCCATCAAGGCCCGCAACACCCGCATCAAGATGGTGCTGCTGGTGGCCGGCGCCAATGACGATCTGCAGTTCGGTCCGGTGATGACCGACTGTGTGGTCCGCTATGTGACCTTCCAGGGGCCGTGCGAGCCCAAGTACGCCCCCGGCTGGCAGGCCCGCGTCGACGGTCTGGTCCCCAAGGTCGAGCAGACCGTACGTGATCTGCGTACCGTGATGCGCGACGCCGGGTACACCGAGGGCGACTACAAGCTGGTCGTGATGGGCTACCCGAGCCCCATCGGCTCGGACTTCCGTGACAACCCGAACTTCCCCGGCAAGCTGATCTGCGGCGGGATGGGCTACGACTCCGACACCGTGTGGGGCCGCAACACCGCCGTTCCCGCCTTCGAGCGCGGCATGCGCAAGGTCGCCCGGTCCACCGGCGCGGTCTACCTCGACAACTCACGCCTCTTCCACGGCCATGAGGTCTGCATGGAGGACACCTGGGCGCGCGGGCTGTACATCGACCTCTCCCACCCCTTCCCGCCGGACTCCAATTCGGTCCGTCAGTCCTTCCACCCCAATGCCCGCGGCCATGCCGCCTTCGCCTCCTGCCTCACGCAGCTCTACAACTCCGGCCTGAACGAGGCCAGTTGCGCCGATGTGGCCTCCAGCGGAAAGCCCGTGCTCTTCCCCGGGGCGTGGGACGACGCGTACAAGCCACTGAAGAACGAAGCCACCGGTACGTGCGCAGACGTCACGGGGGCAGTCAGCCGCAACGGGACGGAGGTCGTCGGCTGGGACTGCCACGGCGGCCGCAACCAGGGCTGGTGGTACGACTCCGCCCGCAAGTCGCTGCACACCGAGCTGACGCAGGACCGGTGCGTGGACATCCCCGGCGGCACGTACGCGGCCGGCTCGGCCGTCACCGTGTGGAACTGCCACGGCGGCTCCAACCAGCAGTTCGTACGGCAGTCCGGCACGATCCGCCCGGCGGCGGCGACGGGTCTGTGTCTGACCCTCGCGGCGGCGAAGGAGCCGCTGAGGCTCCAGCCCTGCAACGGCGCCGCGAACCAGCGCTTCGCCTGA
- a CDS encoding fumarate hydratase, whose product MPEFQYSDLLPLGEDTTPYRLVTSEGVSTFEADGRTFLKVEPEALRTLAAEAMHDISHYLRPAHLAQLRRIVDDPEASSNDKFVALDLLKNANIAAAGVLPMCQDTGTAIVMGKRGQNVLTQGGDEEALSRGIYDAYTKLNLRYSQMAPLTMWEEKNTGSNLPAQIELYANDGGAYKFLFMAKGGGSANKSFLYQETKAVLNEASMMKFLEEKIRSLGTAACPPYHLAIVVGGTSAEFALKTAKYASAHYLDELPAEGSPTGHGFRDKELEEKVFELTQKIGIGAQFGGKYFCHDVRVVRLPRHGASLPVAIAVSCSADRQATAKITAEGVFLEQLETDPARFLPDTTDEHLGESAEAGDVVRIDLNRPMDEILAELTKYPVKTRLSLTGPLVVARDIAHAKIKERLDAGEEMPQYLKDHPVYYAGPAKTPEGYASGSFGPTTAGRMDSYVAQFQAAGGSKVMLAKGNRSNQVTDACGTHGGFYLGSIGGPAARLAQDCIKKVEVVEYEELGMEAVWKIQVEDFPAFIVVDDKGNDFFTEPAPAPTFTSIPVRGPGLV is encoded by the coding sequence ATGCCAGAGTTTCAGTACTCCGATCTGCTCCCGCTGGGAGAGGACACCACGCCGTACCGGCTGGTGACCTCCGAGGGTGTCTCCACCTTCGAGGCCGACGGGCGTACGTTCCTCAAGGTCGAGCCGGAGGCGCTGCGCACGCTCGCCGCCGAGGCCATGCACGACATCTCGCACTATCTGCGCCCCGCTCACCTCGCGCAGCTGCGCCGTATCGTCGACGACCCGGAGGCCTCCTCCAACGACAAGTTCGTCGCGCTCGACCTGCTGAAGAACGCGAACATCGCCGCCGCCGGCGTGCTCCCGATGTGCCAGGACACCGGCACGGCGATCGTGATGGGCAAACGCGGCCAGAACGTCCTGACGCAGGGAGGGGACGAGGAGGCGCTGTCGCGGGGCATCTACGACGCGTACACCAAGCTCAATCTGCGCTACTCGCAGATGGCTCCCCTCACCATGTGGGAGGAGAAGAACACCGGCTCCAACCTCCCCGCCCAGATCGAGCTGTACGCCAACGACGGCGGCGCGTACAAGTTCCTCTTCATGGCGAAGGGCGGCGGCTCGGCCAACAAGTCGTTCCTCTACCAGGAGACCAAGGCGGTCCTCAACGAGGCCTCCATGATGAAGTTCCTGGAGGAGAAGATCCGCTCGCTGGGTACGGCCGCGTGCCCGCCGTACCACCTCGCCATCGTCGTCGGCGGCACGTCCGCCGAGTTCGCGCTGAAGACCGCGAAGTACGCCTCCGCGCACTACCTGGACGAGCTGCCCGCCGAGGGCTCCCCCACCGGCCACGGCTTCCGGGACAAGGAGCTGGAGGAGAAGGTCTTCGAGCTCACGCAGAAGATCGGTATCGGCGCGCAGTTCGGCGGCAAGTACTTCTGCCACGACGTCCGGGTCGTCCGGCTGCCGCGCCACGGCGCCTCGCTGCCCGTCGCGATCGCCGTCTCCTGCTCGGCCGACCGCCAGGCCACCGCGAAGATCACCGCCGAGGGCGTCTTCCTGGAGCAGCTGGAGACCGACCCGGCGCGCTTCCTGCCGGACACGACCGACGAACACCTCGGCGAGTCCGCCGAGGCGGGTGACGTCGTCAGAATCGACCTGAACCGGCCGATGGACGAGATCCTCGCCGAGCTGACCAAGTACCCGGTCAAGACCCGGCTCTCGCTGACCGGCCCGCTGGTCGTGGCCCGCGACATCGCGCACGCCAAGATCAAGGAGCGGCTGGACGCGGGCGAGGAGATGCCGCAGTACCTCAAGGACCACCCGGTCTACTACGCCGGCCCGGCCAAGACCCCCGAGGGCTACGCCTCCGGTTCCTTCGGCCCGACCACGGCGGGCCGCATGGACAGCTATGTCGCGCAGTTCCAGGCGGCGGGCGGCTCCAAGGTCATGCTCGCCAAGGGCAACCGGAGCAACCAGGTCACGGACGCCTGCGGCACGCACGGCGGCTTCTACCTCGGTTCGATCGGCGGCCCCGCGGCCCGGCTCGCGCAGGACTGCATCAAGAAGGTCGAGGTCGTCGAGTACGAGGAGCTCGGCATGGAGGCGGTCTGGAAGATCCAGGTCGAGGACTTCCCGGCCTTCATCGTCGTCGACGACAAGGGCAACGACTTCTTCACGGAGCCGGCGCCGGCTCCGACGTTCACCAGCATTCCGGTCCGCGGTCCCGGCCTGGTCTAG
- a CDS encoding WhiB family transcriptional regulator — protein sequence MLQLPHQSLQVAAVPPQRIPAREDQAGPWHAEAVCRRDEAGLFFAPSKEPTAARLSREEAAKRVCARCPVMVQCREHALLQPEPYGVWGGLTAAERRVVLARRRRREVELKKPASAA from the coding sequence GTGCTGCAACTGCCGCATCAGTCCTTGCAGGTCGCCGCCGTTCCTCCCCAGCGAATCCCCGCTCGGGAAGATCAGGCCGGACCCTGGCACGCGGAGGCGGTGTGCCGCCGGGACGAGGCCGGGCTGTTCTTCGCTCCGTCCAAGGAGCCAACGGCAGCCCGGCTGTCACGCGAGGAGGCCGCCAAACGGGTCTGCGCCCGGTGCCCCGTGATGGTCCAATGCCGGGAGCACGCCCTGCTCCAGCCCGAGCCGTACGGCGTGTGGGGCGGGCTCACCGCGGCCGAGCGCCGCGTGGTGCTGGCCCGGCGCAGGCGGCGCGAGGTCGAGCTGAAGAAGCCGGCGTCGGCGGCCTGA
- the glpX gene encoding class II fructose-bisphosphatase — MTEHHLPSQLEVSPEAPDRNLALELVRVTEAAAMAAGRWVGRGDKIGADGAAVKAMRTLVSTVSMNGVVVIGEGEKDEAPMLFNGERVGDGTGAEVDIAVDPIDGTTLNAKGMPNAIAVLAAADRGAMFDPSAVFYMDKLVTGPEAADFVDINAPVSVNIRRVAKAKRSSPEDVTVVILDRPRHEGIVKEIRETGARIKFITDGDVAGSVMAVREGTGVDMLMGIGGTPEGIISACAIKCLGGTIQGKLWPKDDAERQRALDAGHDLDRVLHTNDLVSGDNVFFVATGITDGELLRGVHYRGETATTSSLVMRSKSGTIRQIDSTHRLSKLRAYSAIDFDRAK, encoded by the coding sequence ATGACCGAGCATCATCTGCCGTCCCAGCTCGAGGTCTCCCCCGAGGCCCCCGACCGCAACCTCGCCCTGGAGCTCGTCCGGGTCACCGAGGCCGCCGCCATGGCCGCGGGCCGGTGGGTCGGCCGCGGCGACAAGATCGGCGCGGACGGAGCGGCCGTCAAGGCCATGCGGACCCTTGTCTCCACCGTCTCGATGAACGGCGTCGTCGTCATCGGCGAGGGCGAGAAGGACGAAGCCCCGATGCTGTTCAACGGCGAGCGCGTCGGCGACGGGACCGGCGCCGAGGTCGACATCGCCGTCGACCCGATCGACGGCACCACGCTCAACGCCAAGGGCATGCCCAACGCGATCGCCGTCCTCGCCGCCGCCGACCGCGGCGCCATGTTCGACCCGTCCGCGGTCTTCTACATGGACAAGCTGGTCACCGGCCCCGAGGCCGCTGACTTCGTGGACATCAACGCACCCGTCTCGGTCAACATCCGCCGGGTCGCCAAGGCCAAGAGGTCCTCGCCCGAGGACGTCACGGTCGTCATCCTGGACCGCCCGCGCCACGAGGGCATCGTCAAGGAGATCCGCGAGACGGGCGCGCGGATCAAGTTCATCACGGACGGCGATGTCGCGGGCTCGGTCATGGCCGTGCGCGAAGGCACCGGCGTCGACATGCTCATGGGCATCGGCGGTACGCCCGAGGGCATCATCTCCGCCTGCGCCATAAAGTGCCTCGGCGGCACCATCCAGGGCAAGCTCTGGCCGAAGGACGACGCCGAGCGGCAGCGCGCCCTCGACGCCGGCCACGACCTGGACCGGGTGCTGCACACCAACGACCTGGTCAGCGGCGACAACGTGTTCTTCGTGGCCACCGGCATCACGGACGGCGAGCTGCTGCGCGGCGTCCACTACCGCGGGGAGACCGCCACCACGTCCTCGCTGGTGATGCGCTCCAAGTCCGGCACGATCCGCCAGATCGACTCGACCCACCGGCTGTCGAAGCTGCGCGCCTACAGCGCCATCGACTTCGACCGCGCGAAGTAG
- a CDS encoding aspartate ammonia-lyase, translating into MTDSSEYRTEHDSMGEVRVPAHAKWRAQTQRAVENFPLSGQRLERAHIEALARIKAAAARVNAELGVLDKDIAVAIADAAAEVAEGRWDEHFPVDVFQTGSGTSSNMNTNEVIATLAAERLGREVHPNDHVNASQSSNDVFPSSIHIAATAAVTGDLIPALEHLAASLERKSAEFADVVKSGRTHLMDATPVTLGQEFGGYAAQIGYGVERLRASLPRLAELPLGGTAVGTGINTPPGFAAAVIAEVARATGLPLTEARDHFEAQGARDGLVETSGQLRTIAVSLTKISNDLRWMASGPRTGLAEINLPDLQPGSSIMPGKVNPVIPEAVLMVAAQVTGNDVTVATAGAAGNFELNVMLPVMAKNLLESVRLLANAARLLADRTVDGITANVERAREYAESSPSVVTPLNKYIGYEEAAKVAKKSLAERKTIREVVLESGYVERGALTLQQLDEALDVLRMTHP; encoded by the coding sequence ATGACGGACTCGAGCGAGTACAGGACCGAGCACGACTCCATGGGTGAGGTGCGGGTTCCCGCGCACGCCAAGTGGCGGGCCCAGACCCAGCGGGCCGTGGAGAACTTTCCCCTTTCCGGCCAGCGGCTGGAGCGGGCTCATATCGAGGCCCTGGCCCGGATCAAGGCCGCCGCTGCCCGGGTCAACGCCGAACTGGGCGTACTCGACAAGGACATCGCGGTCGCCATCGCCGACGCGGCCGCCGAGGTCGCCGAGGGCCGCTGGGACGAGCACTTCCCGGTGGACGTCTTCCAGACCGGCTCCGGCACCTCCTCGAACATGAACACCAATGAGGTCATCGCCACCCTGGCCGCCGAGCGACTCGGCCGCGAGGTGCACCCCAACGACCATGTGAACGCCTCCCAGTCGTCCAACGACGTCTTCCCCTCGTCCATCCACATCGCCGCGACGGCGGCCGTGACGGGCGATCTAATTCCGGCGCTGGAGCACCTCGCGGCGTCCCTGGAGCGCAAGTCCGCCGAGTTCGCGGACGTCGTCAAGTCCGGCCGTACGCATCTCATGGACGCCACGCCCGTCACGCTGGGCCAGGAGTTCGGCGGCTACGCCGCGCAGATCGGATACGGCGTCGAACGGCTGCGGGCCTCCCTCCCCCGCCTCGCCGAACTCCCTCTGGGCGGCACGGCGGTGGGCACCGGTATCAACACCCCGCCCGGTTTCGCGGCGGCGGTCATCGCCGAGGTCGCCCGCGCGACCGGGCTGCCGCTGACCGAGGCCCGCGACCACTTCGAGGCGCAGGGCGCGCGCGACGGCCTGGTGGAGACCTCGGGTCAGCTGCGGACGATCGCCGTCTCGCTCACCAAGATCTCCAACGATCTGCGCTGGATGGCTTCGGGCCCGCGCACGGGTCTGGCCGAGATCAACCTGCCCGACCTGCAGCCCGGCTCCTCGATCATGCCCGGCAAGGTCAACCCGGTGATCCCGGAGGCCGTGCTGATGGTGGCGGCCCAGGTGACCGGCAACGACGTCACGGTCGCGACGGCCGGCGCCGCGGGGAACTTCGAGCTGAACGTCATGCTCCCGGTGATGGCCAAAAACCTGCTGGAGTCGGTGAGGCTTCTCGCCAATGCCGCGCGCCTGCTGGCGGACCGCACCGTCGACGGCATCACGGCGAACGTCGAACGGGCCCGCGAGTACGCCGAGTCCTCGCCGTCCGTCGTCACCCCGCTGAACAAGTACATCGGCTACGAGGAGGCGGCGAAGGTCGCCAAGAAGTCGCTCGCCGAGCGGAAGACGATCCGCGAGGTCGTCCTCGAGTCCGGCTATGTGGAGCGTGGAGCGCTGACCCTTCAGCAGCTGGACGAGGCGCTCGACGTGCTGCGTATGACGCATCCGTGA
- a CDS encoding malonic semialdehyde reductase, whose amino-acid sequence MSLVLDSAAQDLLFREARTANTFTDEPVTEEQVQAIYDLIKFGPTAFNQSPLRVVLVRSPEARERLVSHMAEGNQPKTASAPLVAILAADNEFHEELPALLPHFPQAKDIFFQERPAREEAAGLNAALQAAYFIVGVRAAGLAAGPMTGFDFAGVQKEFLDDDHTPLMVINIGKPGDDAWFPRSPRLSFDEVITTV is encoded by the coding sequence ATGTCTCTCGTTCTTGACTCCGCCGCCCAGGACCTCCTCTTCCGCGAGGCCCGTACCGCCAACACGTTCACCGACGAGCCGGTGACCGAGGAGCAGGTCCAGGCGATCTACGACCTGATCAAGTTCGGCCCGACCGCCTTCAACCAGAGCCCGCTGCGCGTCGTCCTGGTCCGCTCCCCCGAGGCCCGCGAGCGCCTGGTGTCCCACATGGCCGAGGGCAACCAGCCGAAGACCGCCTCCGCTCCGCTGGTCGCGATCCTCGCCGCCGACAACGAGTTCCACGAGGAGCTCCCGGCCCTGCTCCCGCACTTCCCGCAGGCCAAGGACATCTTCTTCCAGGAGCGTCCGGCCCGTGAGGAGGCCGCCGGTCTCAACGCCGCGCTGCAGGCCGCGTACTTCATCGTCGGCGTCCGCGCCGCCGGCCTGGCCGCCGGCCCGATGACCGGTTTCGACTTCGCGGGCGTCCAGAAGGAATTCCTGGACGACGACCACACCCCGCTGATGGTCATCAACATCGGCAAGCCGGGCGACGACGCCTGGTTCCCGCGCTCCCCGCGCCTGTCGTTCGACGAGGTCATCACGACCGTCTGA
- a CDS encoding DUF4245 domain-containing protein, with product MAGMRGRQTVRDMVLSMALIGAVVAGVYMFIPHDDKADPIKAVDYRVELLTARRAAPYPVAAPEGLAKEWKPTSVSYSRAEDDAWHLGFLDPDGEYVAVEQSTAPPEKYIAKVSQEARETDKTQQVAGETWKRWEGPKYDALVREDKGSTTVITGTASPERLAEMVAALEARRK from the coding sequence GTGGCAGGTATGCGAGGCAGACAGACGGTGCGGGACATGGTGCTGTCGATGGCGTTGATCGGCGCCGTCGTCGCAGGGGTCTACATGTTCATTCCGCACGATGACAAGGCAGACCCCATCAAGGCGGTCGACTACCGGGTGGAGCTGCTGACGGCGCGGCGCGCGGCGCCGTACCCGGTGGCGGCGCCGGAGGGGCTGGCGAAGGAGTGGAAGCCGACCTCGGTCTCGTACAGCCGCGCGGAGGACGACGCCTGGCATCTGGGCTTCCTGGACCCGGACGGCGAGTACGTCGCCGTCGAGCAGTCCACGGCGCCCCCCGAGAAGTACATTGCGAAGGTCAGCCAGGAGGCCCGGGAGACCGACAAGACCCAGCAGGTGGCCGGCGAGACCTGGAAGCGCTGGGAGGGGCCGAAGTACGACGCCCTGGTGCGCGAGGACAAGGGATCGACGACGGTGATCACGGGAACGGCGTCGCCGGAGCGGCTGGCGGAGATGGTGGCCGCGCTGGAGGCGCGCCGGAAGTAG